One Rhizobiales bacterium GAS188 DNA window includes the following coding sequences:
- a CDS encoding DNA-binding prophage protein — protein MALSRSFKETVKARAERDPEFRAALLGEAVGAFAAGDADTGKALMRDYINATVGFDQLGEAVSIDPKNLMRMFGPRGNPRLTNLSAVLRELNRRESIHFKVEPEQLAR, from the coding sequence ATGGCATTGTCGCGAAGTTTCAAGGAGACCGTGAAGGCGCGCGCCGAGCGCGATCCGGAGTTTCGGGCCGCACTTCTGGGCGAGGCCGTCGGGGCATTTGCCGCTGGTGATGCTGATACTGGGAAGGCCCTGATGCGCGACTACATCAACGCGACCGTTGGGTTCGACCAACTGGGAGAGGCCGTCTCAATCGACCCGAAAAACCTTATGCGCATGTTTGGGCCGCGAGGTAATCCACGCCTGACGAATCTCTCTGCAGTCCTGCGCGAACTCAACCGTCGCGAGTCGATCCATTTCAAGGTCGAGCCGGAGCAGCTTGCGAGGTGA
- a CDS encoding chromate transporter, whose product MSGPTVLAIGKAFALLSVVAVGGANGVLSEAHRQIVEIHGWMSDKDFATAYAIAQAAPGPNVLYASLIGWRLAGLSGLATATLGMNGPSSVIAFAVARLRRRYGDHGSVRRASAALIPVAIGLILAAGLTAGRVATHDLIGAALVLAGAAIYTLFDISPLWLLGAGGLIGMAMALTVGGGQ is encoded by the coding sequence ATGAGCGGGCCGACAGTGCTCGCTATCGGCAAGGCTTTCGCCTTGTTGTCGGTGGTGGCGGTCGGCGGCGCCAATGGGGTGCTGTCGGAAGCCCATCGGCAGATCGTTGAGATCCATGGCTGGATGTCCGACAAGGATTTCGCCACCGCCTATGCGATCGCCCAGGCGGCGCCCGGGCCGAATGTGCTCTATGCGAGCCTGATCGGATGGCGCCTCGCCGGGCTATCCGGACTGGCGACAGCGACGCTCGGCATGAACGGGCCGAGCTCGGTGATCGCCTTCGCGGTGGCGCGGCTGCGGCGGCGCTATGGCGATCACGGCAGCGTGCGCCGCGCCTCGGCGGCGCTCATCCCAGTGGCTATCGGCCTGATCCTGGCGGCCGGTCTCACGGCCGGGCGGGTTGCGACGCATGACCTCATCGGCGCCGCCCTGGTGCTGGCGGGCGCTGCCATCTACACCCTCTTCGATATCAGCCCGCTTTGGCTGCTCGGGGCGGGCGGGCTGATCGGCATGGCGATGGCGTTGACAGTCGGGGGAGGTCAATAG
- a CDS encoding adenosylcobyric acid synthase (glutamine-hydrolysing): MTRAKSVASAKALMIQGTGSDVGKSLIVAGLARAFTRRGLSVLPFKPQNMSNNAAVTDDGGEIGRAQALQARACGVRPSVHMNPVLLKPQSEVGSQVVVQGRILCNAKASEYQAMKPRLMAAVLDSFARLKSQADLVLVEGAGSASEINLRQGDIANMGFARAADVPVVLLGDIDRGGVIAQIVGTKAVIAKDDAAMVAGFIVNRFRGDAALFADGMAMIERHTGWPALGLVPHFAEARRLPAEDAMALDPRASGGGHAADRGDGDPERRITVAVPLLPRIANFDDLDPLKLEPSIRLVLVRHGEPIPADADLVLLPGSKATIADLDALRAESWDIDLKAHLRRGGRLLGLCGGYQMLGRRISDPDGIEGPPGECEGLGLLDVDTVLTPDKSLRAVSGESCVGAVPFSGYEMHVGATTGPDTARPVLRFADGRTDGAMSRDGLVQGAYVHGIFADACQRRALLGSFGLAGAGLSYEADVEATLDALAAHLAAHIDLDHLLSLAR, from the coding sequence TTGACGCGCGCCAAGTCCGTGGCGAGCGCCAAGGCGCTGATGATCCAGGGCACGGGCTCGGATGTCGGCAAATCGCTGATCGTCGCAGGCTTGGCCCGCGCCTTCACCCGACGCGGCCTCTCGGTCCTGCCTTTCAAGCCGCAGAATATGTCGAACAATGCGGCGGTCACCGATGATGGCGGCGAGATCGGCCGGGCTCAAGCGCTGCAGGCCCGCGCCTGTGGTGTGCGCCCCTCCGTGCATATGAATCCGGTGCTGCTCAAGCCGCAGAGCGAGGTCGGCTCGCAGGTCGTGGTGCAGGGGCGCATCCTGTGCAACGCCAAGGCCAGCGAATACCAGGCGATGAAGCCGCGCCTGATGGCAGCCGTGCTCGACAGCTTCGCGCGTCTGAAGTCGCAGGCCGATCTGGTGCTGGTCGAAGGCGCGGGCAGCGCCTCCGAGATCAATCTGCGGCAAGGCGATATCGCCAATATGGGCTTTGCGCGCGCCGCCGACGTGCCGGTCGTGCTCCTCGGCGACATCGATCGCGGCGGGGTGATCGCCCAGATCGTCGGCACCAAGGCCGTGATCGCCAAGGACGATGCCGCGATGGTCGCAGGCTTCATCGTCAACCGCTTCCGCGGCGATGCGGCACTGTTCGCCGACGGGATGGCTATGATCGAGCGCCATACCGGATGGCCGGCTCTCGGCCTCGTTCCGCATTTCGCCGAGGCGCGCCGCCTTCCGGCCGAGGACGCGATGGCGCTCGACCCGCGCGCTTCGGGCGGAGGCCACGCGGCCGATCGCGGCGATGGTGATCCGGAGCGCCGCATCACAGTCGCGGTGCCGTTGCTGCCGCGCATCGCCAATTTCGACGATCTCGATCCGCTCAAGCTCGAGCCCTCAATTCGCCTGGTGCTGGTGCGGCATGGCGAGCCCATCCCGGCCGATGCGGATCTCGTCCTCCTGCCCGGCTCCAAGGCGACGATTGCCGATCTCGACGCCTTGCGGGCCGAGAGTTGGGACATCGATCTCAAGGCGCATCTGCGCCGCGGCGGGCGCCTGCTCGGCCTGTGCGGCGGCTATCAGATGCTCGGGCGGCGCATAAGCGATCCCGACGGCATCGAGGGCCCGCCCGGCGAATGCGAAGGCCTGGGGCTCCTCGACGTCGACACGGTGCTGACCCCTGACAAATCCCTGCGTGCCGTGAGCGGCGAGAGCTGCGTCGGCGCCGTGCCCTTTTCGGGCTATGAGATGCATGTCGGCGCGACCACCGGACCCGACACGGCGCGGCCGGTGCTGCGCTTCGCCGACGGACGGACGGACGGCGCCATGTCGCGGGACGGGCTTGTGCAAGGCGCCTATGTGCACGGTATCTTCGCCGATGCGTGCCAGCGCCGGGCGCTGCTCGGCTCCTTCGGCCTCGCGGGCGCTGGGCTGTCCTACGAGGCCGATGTCGAGGCCACGCTCGATGCGCTCGCGGCGCATCTTGCGGCCCATATCGATCTCGACCACCTGCTCAGCCTGGCACGATGA
- a CDS encoding methyltransferase, TIGR00027 family: MQKRASLTAGHVARLRAAHQLLEDGAIFSDPLAVPILGESADAICREVSERPELRALRLFVAVRSRFAEDSLAGAVERGVRQAVILGAGLDTFGLRNPHADNGLRVIEVDHPATQAWKRERLDKAKLSVPEALSFASVDFERQALFDGLCGAGFKRELPAFFMWLGVVPYLSRDAVFATLYSISALADVEVVFDYAEPAEAYPAARRAGFEAMAARVAALGEPWLSFFDPAKLRSELAPLGFSEIEDLDPREIAIRYFGELVPPVNTAGPHVIRVRKPAS; the protein is encoded by the coding sequence ATGCAGAAGCGAGCGAGCCTGACCGCCGGCCACGTCGCCAGGTTGCGGGCGGCCCATCAGCTTCTCGAGGATGGGGCGATCTTTAGCGACCCTTTGGCGGTCCCGATCCTGGGAGAGAGCGCCGATGCCATTTGCCGAGAGGTGAGCGAACGACCGGAGCTGCGCGCCTTACGCTTGTTCGTGGCAGTCCGCAGCCGCTTCGCGGAGGACAGCTTGGCGGGGGCCGTCGAGCGCGGCGTGCGCCAAGCGGTGATATTGGGTGCAGGTCTCGACACTTTCGGCCTGCGCAACCCGCATGCCGATAATGGGCTGCGCGTGATCGAGGTCGACCATCCGGCGACTCAAGCATGGAAGCGCGAGCGGCTCGACAAGGCAAAGCTGAGCGTGCCCGAGGCATTGAGCTTCGCGAGCGTCGATTTCGAGCGCCAGGCGCTGTTCGATGGCTTGTGCGGAGCCGGCTTCAAGCGAGAACTGCCCGCCTTCTTCATGTGGCTCGGTGTCGTGCCCTATCTGTCTCGAGACGCCGTCTTCGCGACGCTGTATTCGATCTCGGCCCTGGCGGATGTCGAGGTCGTGTTCGACTATGCGGAACCCGCCGAGGCCTATCCGGCCGCCCGTCGTGCCGGCTTCGAGGCGATGGCGGCGCGCGTTGCGGCTCTCGGCGAACCCTGGCTGAGCTTCTTCGACCCCGCCAAGTTGCGCAGTGAACTCGCTCCCCTCGGCTTTTCGGAGATCGAGGATCTGGATCCACGCGAGATCGCCATCCGCTATTTCGGAGAGCTCGTGCCTCCGGTGAACACGGCAGGCCCCCATGTGATCCGGGTGCGCAAGCCGGCGAGCTGA
- a CDS encoding L-threonine O-3-phosphate decarboxylase produces the protein MGEVYHGGNIAAARLRFPQAPSPWLDLSTGINPLAYAPGEISPEAWTRLPEPAAIRSLEAAAAEAYGAPDAASVVATPGAQALIQLLPRLLPGKHGAILGLTYAEHEACWRAAGAQVETIETVETLDKLGEADIAVVVNPNNPDGRLVPRQALIELAARLARRGGTLIVDEAFMDAEPVAHSLAPALPSEHTVLLRSFGKLYGLAGLRLGFAVASPALAAVIRRAVGPWAVSGAAIEIGRRAYADLPWRSAAVARLTQDAARLDTLLREAGLAVLGGTPLFRLATSPDAGAWFERLGQAGILVRPFPARLEWLRFGLPGREADWQRLAAALS, from the coding sequence ATGGGGGAAGTCTATCATGGGGGCAACATCGCCGCCGCAAGGCTGCGCTTTCCGCAGGCGCCCTCGCCCTGGCTCGATCTGTCGACCGGGATCAATCCGCTCGCCTATGCGCCTGGTGAGATTTCGCCCGAGGCCTGGACGCGCCTCCCCGAGCCCGCTGCGATCCGCTCGCTCGAAGCCGCGGCCGCGGAGGCCTATGGGGCGCCCGATGCCGCAAGCGTGGTCGCGACACCGGGCGCGCAGGCGCTGATCCAGCTCCTGCCGCGCCTCCTGCCTGGCAAGCATGGCGCCATATTGGGGCTGACCTATGCGGAGCACGAGGCTTGCTGGCGGGCCGCCGGAGCCCAAGTCGAAACGATCGAGACGGTGGAGACGCTCGACAAGCTCGGCGAGGCCGATATCGCGGTGGTGGTGAACCCCAACAATCCGGACGGGCGGCTCGTGCCGCGCCAGGCGCTGATCGAGCTCGCGGCACGGCTCGCCCGCAGGGGCGGGACGCTGATCGTCGACGAAGCCTTCATGGATGCCGAACCCGTGGCGCACAGCCTCGCACCGGCGCTGCCGTCGGAGCATACCGTGCTGTTGCGCTCCTTCGGCAAGCTCTATGGGCTCGCCGGCTTGCGGCTCGGCTTCGCGGTCGCTTCGCCCGCGCTTGCGGCCGTCATCCGCCGTGCCGTCGGCCCCTGGGCGGTGTCGGGGGCCGCGATCGAGATCGGCCGCCGGGCCTATGCGGATCTGCCTTGGCGCAGCGCAGCGGTCGCGCGCCTGACGCAGGATGCGGCGCGGCTCGACACCCTGCTTCGAGAGGCCGGACTTGCGGTCCTGGGCGGAACGCCGCTGTTCCGGCTTGCTACGTCGCCCGACGCCGGCGCCTGGTTCGAGCGGTTGGGGCAGGCCGGCATCCTGGTGCGTCCCTTTCCGGCGCGTCTGGAGTGGCTACGCTTCGGCCTTCCGGGACGGGAAGCGGATTGGCAACGGCTCGCCGCGGCGTTGTCCTGA
- a CDS encoding adenosylcobinamide kinase /adenosylcobinamide-phosphate guanylyltransferase, which produces MLPRLTLLLGGARSGKSRQAEMLAASEPPPWRYVATAQALDDEMRERIARHRERRGAGWETHEAPLDLGGTVARLGRDVSPILVDCLTLWLTNLMLGEHHVEAALADLERALEAARAPVLLVANEVGLGIVPENALARRFRDEAGRLNQRLAARADRVLFMVAGLPMQVK; this is translated from the coding sequence ATGCTGCCACGCCTCACCCTCCTCCTCGGCGGCGCACGGTCCGGCAAGAGCCGGCAGGCAGAGATGCTCGCCGCCTCGGAGCCGCCGCCCTGGCGCTATGTGGCGACCGCGCAGGCGCTCGATGACGAGATGCGCGAGCGTATCGCCCGCCATCGCGAGCGGCGCGGCGCCGGCTGGGAGACGCATGAGGCGCCGCTCGATCTCGGCGGCACCGTCGCGAGGCTCGGTCGCGATGTCTCCCCCATATTGGTCGATTGCCTGACGCTGTGGCTGACCAATCTGATGCTGGGCGAACATCATGTGGAGGCGGCGCTCGCGGATCTGGAGCGGGCGCTCGAGGCGGCGCGCGCGCCGGTCCTGCTGGTCGCCAACGAGGTCGGGCTCGGCATCGTGCCCGAGAATGCGTTGGCGCGCCGCTTCCGCGACGAGGCCGGCCGCCTCAACCAGCGCCTTGCGGCCCGCGCCGATCGCGTGCTCTTCATGGTGGCAGGCCTGCCCATGCAGGTGAAATGA
- a CDS encoding thymidine phosphorylase, with translation MSDAPFLPQEFIRAKRDGAHLAAADISRFIEGLVHGKVSEGQAAAFAMAVFFKGLELDERVALTRAMMQSGEVLRWELPGPALDKHSTGGVGDNVSLILAPAVAACGGYVPMISGRGLGHTGGTLDKLEAIPGYRAQPDLGLFRRALRAAGCAIIGQTADLAPADKRLYAIRDVTATVESIDLITASILSKKLAAGLDGLVLDVKWGSGAFMAGLDQARDLARSLVAVANGAGLATTALLTDMNEPLADSAGNALETHHAIAHLTGERRQPRLQAIVEALGAEMLVTGKLAPDLETGKRSIAKAIASGAAAERFGKMVAELGGPADLMQRPAAHLASAPFRHEVTPGRRGFVTAIDTRALGLAVIGLGGGRTRPQDLIDPAVGLTQLAGIGADLSPNTPLAVVHARGEAGAIAAAATLRAAYTIGDIAPPGSAGIVTSRLERSA, from the coding sequence ATGAGCGACGCCCCCTTCCTGCCGCAGGAATTCATTCGCGCCAAACGTGACGGGGCGCATCTTGCGGCCGCCGACATCTCCCGCTTCATCGAAGGCCTCGTCCACGGCAAGGTGAGCGAGGGCCAGGCCGCCGCTTTCGCCATGGCGGTGTTCTTCAAAGGCCTCGAGCTTGACGAGCGGGTGGCGCTGACGCGCGCCATGATGCAATCGGGCGAGGTGCTGCGCTGGGAGCTGCCGGGGCCGGCCCTCGACAAGCACTCGACGGGCGGCGTCGGCGACAATGTCAGCCTCATCCTGGCGCCTGCGGTCGCAGCCTGCGGCGGCTATGTGCCGATGATTTCGGGGCGTGGCCTCGGCCATACCGGCGGCACGCTCGACAAGCTCGAGGCCATACCGGGCTATCGCGCCCAGCCGGACCTTGGGCTGTTCCGCCGCGCGCTGCGTGCGGCGGGCTGCGCCATCATCGGCCAGACGGCCGATCTCGCTCCCGCCGATAAGCGGCTTTATGCCATCCGGGACGTGACCGCGACGGTCGAATCGATCGACCTGATCACCGCCTCGATCCTGTCGAAGAAGCTGGCGGCGGGCCTCGACGGCCTGGTGCTCGACGTGAAATGGGGTTCGGGCGCCTTCATGGCGGGGCTCGACCAGGCACGCGATCTCGCCCGCAGCCTGGTCGCCGTGGCCAATGGCGCGGGGCTCGCGACGACAGCGCTCTTGACCGACATGAACGAACCGCTCGCCGATAGTGCCGGCAATGCGCTGGAGACGCACCACGCCATCGCGCATCTGACCGGTGAGCGGCGCCAGCCACGCCTGCAAGCGATCGTCGAGGCTCTGGGCGCCGAGATGCTGGTGACCGGCAAGCTCGCGCCCGATCTCGAGACCGGCAAGCGCAGCATCGCCAAGGCAATCGCCAGCGGCGCGGCGGCGGAACGCTTCGGCAAGATGGTGGCCGAGCTCGGCGGACCGGCCGATCTCATGCAGCGCCCCGCTGCCCATCTGGCATCGGCGCCGTTCCGACATGAGGTGACGCCCGGGCGCCGCGGTTTCGTCACCGCCATCGACACGCGGGCGCTCGGGCTCGCGGTTATCGGGCTCGGGGGTGGACGGACGCGCCCGCAGGACTTGATCGACCCCGCGGTCGGCCTGACGCAGCTTGCCGGCATCGGGGCCGACCTCTCGCCCAACACGCCGCTCGCCGTCGTGCATGCGCGAGGCGAGGCGGGCGCCATCGCCGCTGCCGCGACGCTGCGTGCCGCCTACACGATCGGCGACATCGCGCCGCCTGGCAGCGCCGGCATCGTCACCTCGCGCCTGGAGCGCTCCGCATGA
- a CDS encoding chromate transporter, whose protein sequence is MSSLATERSAERPQIGLPALATGFLKMGLCGFGGVLPFARRVIVEERQWLSEREFVEILGLCQALPGPNVVNASIIIGERFAGLPGSLTCIASLMAAPILILVALGELYEHWAGVPKIDAAIGGMAIAAAALIAGNGLKMLRRLKLSLRSLFVAAATFSAIGLLHWPLIPVVLVMSLVSFLAQGEAAR, encoded by the coding sequence ATGTCGAGCCTAGCGACGGAGCGATCCGCGGAGCGCCCGCAAATCGGCCTGCCGGCGCTGGCGACGGGCTTCCTCAAGATGGGGCTGTGCGGCTTCGGCGGCGTCCTTCCCTTCGCGCGGCGCGTCATCGTCGAGGAGCGGCAATGGCTCAGCGAGCGCGAATTCGTGGAGATCCTCGGCCTCTGCCAGGCTTTGCCGGGGCCGAATGTCGTTAATGCCAGCATCATCATCGGCGAACGCTTCGCGGGCCTTCCCGGCTCCTTGACCTGCATCGCCTCGCTGATGGCGGCCCCGATCCTCATCCTGGTGGCGCTCGGCGAGCTCTATGAGCATTGGGCCGGCGTGCCGAAGATCGACGCCGCGATCGGCGGCATGGCGATCGCTGCGGCGGCGCTGATCGCCGGCAACGGCCTGAAGATGCTGCGCCGTCTCAAGCTCTCGCTGCGCAGCCTCTTCGTCGCTGCCGCGACCTTCTCGGCCATTGGCCTCCTGCACTGGCCGCTCATTCCCGTGGTGCTGGTGATGAGCCTGGTGAGCTTCCTGGCGCAAGGAGAGGCGGCACGATGA
- a CDS encoding adenosylcobinamide-phosphate synthase, translating into MDLAFTCSLAVLALIVEAYAGYSQALYRLFGHPVTWIGRLISLLDRFLNHESEAAEARRVAGIAALALTLAAAVGVSAFVGTLLPEGLIGTIGLALLSSTLLAQRSLAQHVGAVAAALERGLAEGRQAVAEIVGRDPAALDEAGVARAAIESLAENFSDGVVAPAFWIALFGLSGGAAYKAANTADSMIGHRTPRHADFGWAAARFDDFVNLPASRLAAAFICLAAFILPGASGTGAVRATRRDAGRHRSPNAGWPEAAMAGALGLKLAGPRIYGGVMVDDAYMGEGRSEATASDIRRGLRLYRLACALQILAYGLLAVLLIVPG; encoded by the coding sequence ATGGATCTCGCCTTCACGTGTTCACTCGCGGTCCTCGCTCTCATCGTCGAGGCCTATGCCGGATATTCGCAAGCTCTCTATCGCCTGTTCGGCCATCCGGTCACCTGGATCGGCAGGCTGATCTCCCTTCTCGACCGCTTTCTCAACCATGAGAGCGAGGCTGCCGAGGCTCGACGCGTCGCCGGCATCGCGGCGCTGGCGCTGACGCTCGCAGCCGCGGTCGGCGTGAGCGCCTTCGTGGGCACGCTCCTGCCGGAGGGGCTGATCGGCACCATCGGGCTCGCCCTCCTCTCCTCGACATTGCTCGCCCAGAGGAGTCTCGCCCAGCATGTGGGCGCGGTCGCCGCGGCGCTCGAGCGTGGACTCGCGGAAGGTCGCCAGGCGGTCGCCGAGATTGTCGGGCGCGATCCCGCCGCCCTCGACGAAGCGGGCGTGGCGCGCGCCGCGATCGAGAGCCTCGCCGAGAATTTCTCCGACGGCGTGGTGGCTCCCGCCTTCTGGATCGCGCTCTTCGGCCTGTCGGGCGGAGCGGCCTATAAGGCGGCAAACACCGCCGACAGCATGATCGGTCATCGCACGCCGCGTCATGCGGATTTCGGCTGGGCTGCGGCCCGCTTCGACGATTTCGTCAATCTCCCGGCTTCGCGGCTCGCTGCGGCCTTCATCTGCCTTGCGGCCTTCATCCTGCCGGGCGCCTCCGGGACAGGCGCGGTGCGCGCCACGCGGCGCGATGCCGGACGCCATCGCTCGCCCAATGCCGGCTGGCCGGAAGCCGCAATGGCCGGCGCGCTCGGACTCAAGCTCGCGGGACCGCGCATCTATGGCGGCGTCATGGTCGACGACGCCTATATGGGCGAGGGACGCAGCGAGGCGACGGCGTCCGATATTCGGCGGGGCCTTCGCCTCTATCGCCTCGCCTGCGCGCTGCAGATCCTCGCCTATGGGCTCCTCGCCGTGCTGCTCATCGTGCCAGGCTGA
- a CDS encoding glyoxylate/hydroxypyruvate reductase A gives MSRNAVLVAAPDMRPEAWRTRLAAELPGRDVHLLGEAFDKAAIRYAATWWHPAGSLSDLPNLEVIFSLGAGVDHVFVDERLPRVPVARVVDPDLTQRMTEWVVLHVLLHHRQQRVYDRQQRDTEWTDDRAQPAAKDVRVGIMGMGELGTDAARKLAMLGFDVAGWSATRKEIAGIRSFAGEAESDAFLARTDILVVILPHTPATHGIIDADLISKLARGGRLGGPYLLNAGRGGLQKEKDILAALDSGALKGASLDVFETEPLPATSPLWSHPLVYVSPHNAAISDHDAIGAAIARQIERLESGGALEHVVERKRGY, from the coding sequence ATGAGCCGAAACGCCGTCCTGGTCGCGGCGCCTGATATGCGTCCCGAGGCCTGGCGCACCCGGCTCGCCGCCGAGCTGCCGGGCCGCGACGTGCACCTCCTCGGCGAAGCCTTCGACAAAGCCGCGATCCGCTACGCCGCCACCTGGTGGCACCCGGCGGGCAGCCTGTCGGACCTGCCCAATCTCGAGGTCATCTTCTCGCTCGGAGCCGGCGTCGACCATGTCTTCGTCGATGAGCGCCTGCCGCGCGTTCCGGTGGCGCGCGTAGTCGACCCAGACCTGACCCAGCGCATGACCGAATGGGTGGTGCTGCATGTGCTGCTGCATCACCGCCAGCAGCGTGTCTATGATCGCCAGCAGCGCGACACGGAGTGGACCGACGATCGCGCCCAGCCGGCTGCCAAGGATGTGCGGGTCGGCATCATGGGGATGGGCGAGCTCGGCACGGACGCGGCCCGCAAGCTCGCCATGCTCGGCTTCGACGTCGCCGGCTGGAGCGCGACGCGCAAGGAGATTGCCGGCATCCGCTCCTTCGCGGGCGAGGCTGAGAGCGACGCCTTCCTCGCCCGCACCGACATATTGGTGGTGATCCTGCCGCACACGCCGGCGACGCATGGCATCATCGATGCCGATCTCATCTCGAAGCTCGCCCGGGGCGGCCGCCTGGGCGGGCCATATCTGCTCAATGCCGGGCGCGGCGGCCTGCAGAAGGAAAAGGACATCCTGGCGGCGCTCGATTCAGGCGCGCTCAAGGGCGCCTCGCTCGACGTGTTCGAGACCGAGCCCTTGCCCGCCACCTCGCCGCTCTGGAGCCATCCGCTGGTCTATGTGTCGCCGCACAATGCGGCGATCAGCGACCATGATGCGATCGGCGCCGCCATCGCCCGCCAGATCGAGCGCCTCGAATCAGGCGGCGCGCTGGAGCATGTGGTCGAGCGCAAACGCGGCTATTGA
- a CDS encoding mRNA interferase YafQ (manually curated): MKRTAASKRAALPRAADYTKSLQKDWERLSRSGRYDMNRLKAAMLLLIANDAPLGPEWLDHPLKGEWEGYRECHIGGDFLLAYKLDDSTRSGLVVFARTGTHADLFNE; encoded by the coding sequence TTGAAAAGAACAGCGGCAAGTAAGCGAGCGGCGCTGCCGCGGGCCGCTGACTACACCAAATCCCTCCAAAAGGATTGGGAGCGTCTGTCGCGTTCCGGCCGATATGACATGAACCGGCTCAAGGCGGCGATGCTTCTTTTGATCGCCAACGATGCGCCGCTTGGGCCGGAATGGCTCGACCACCCGCTGAAAGGCGAGTGGGAAGGGTATCGCGAATGTCATATCGGCGGCGATTTCCTGCTGGCCTATAAGCTCGATGACAGCACCAGGAGCGGCCTCGTCGTTTTCGCACGGACCGGCACCCATGCCGACCTGTTCAACGAGTGA
- a CDS encoding putative addiction module killer protein — protein sequence MNVEVYEDEGGARPFDRWFDQLPAAHAAKVTTAVARLGGGSRSGLKSVGEGVSEWRIDWGPGIRIYLAFDGARLIILLGGGTKSRQQTDIAEAHLRWADYRRRKKAKE from the coding sequence ATGAACGTCGAAGTCTATGAAGACGAAGGAGGCGCTCGCCCATTCGATAGATGGTTCGACCAGCTGCCGGCCGCGCACGCCGCGAAGGTGACAACGGCCGTAGCACGCCTCGGCGGCGGGAGCCGATCTGGACTGAAATCCGTCGGCGAGGGTGTGTCGGAGTGGCGGATCGATTGGGGCCCCGGCATCCGTATCTATCTGGCCTTCGACGGAGCCAGGCTAATCATCCTGCTCGGAGGTGGAACGAAGAGCCGTCAGCAGACCGATATCGCCGAGGCCCATTTGCGCTGGGCCGATTACAGGCGACGCAAGAAAGCGAAGGAGTGA
- a CDS encoding cob(I)yrinic acid a,c-diamide adenosyltransferase, which produces MPEVTQDELARHKAKMAKRKAAQDAEVASKPIAEKGLLIVHTGPGKGKSTAAFGLVLRALGRGWRVGVVQFIKGAWETGERRALERFGDLITWRTMGEGFTWETQDKARDVAAAGAAWAVSREMMGDPGIRLLVLDELNIALRYGYLPLEEVVAVLAARRPGLHIVVTGRNAKPELIEAADLVTEMSLVKHHFAAGVKAQEGIEF; this is translated from the coding sequence ATGCCAGAAGTAACGCAGGACGAGCTCGCCCGCCACAAGGCCAAGATGGCGAAGCGCAAGGCGGCCCAGGACGCCGAAGTTGCCTCGAAACCGATCGCCGAGAAGGGCCTGCTGATCGTGCATACGGGGCCCGGCAAGGGCAAGTCGACCGCGGCCTTCGGCCTGGTGCTGCGGGCGCTCGGCCGCGGCTGGCGGGTCGGGGTGGTGCAGTTCATCAAGGGCGCCTGGGAGACGGGCGAGCGCCGGGCGCTCGAACGCTTCGGCGATCTCATCACCTGGCGGACCATGGGGGAGGGCTTCACCTGGGAGACGCAGGACAAGGCGCGCGACGTCGCGGCCGCCGGGGCCGCCTGGGCGGTGTCGCGCGAGATGATGGGCGATCCGGGCATCCGCCTCCTGGTGCTCGACGAATTGAATATCGCCTTGCGCTACGGCTATCTGCCGCTCGAGGAGGTGGTGGCGGTGCTCGCCGCACGCCGTCCCGGCCTGCACATCGTGGTCACCGGGCGCAACGCCAAGCCGGAGCTGATCGAGGCCGCCGATCTCGTCACCGAGATGAGCCTCGTCAAGCATCATTTCGCGGCCGGCGTGAAGGCGCAGGAAGGCATCGAGTTTTGA
- a CDS encoding DNA-damage-inducible protein J, translating to MAQTSMLHVRLDNDTKEKAAAALSAMGLSMSDAVRLFLRRVVVDQAFPLELKVPNAETRAAMAEADDIARTRRARFAIGAELIADLEKNSGK from the coding sequence ATGGCACAAACGTCAATGCTTCATGTTCGCTTGGACAATGACACCAAGGAGAAAGCAGCGGCCGCACTGAGCGCCATGGGCCTGTCTATGTCAGACGCCGTGCGCCTGTTCCTTCGGCGCGTGGTGGTCGATCAGGCGTTTCCGCTGGAGCTCAAAGTCCCGAACGCCGAGACCCGCGCCGCGATGGCCGAGGCCGACGACATTGCCCGGACTCGCCGCGCTCGCTTTGCAATTGGCGCCGAACTGATTGCCGATCTTGAAAAGAACAGCGGCAAGTAA